The Natrinema caseinilyticum genomic sequence ACCGGCATCGCGGGCCTCACCGCGGCGATCTACGCCGGCCGGTCGAACAACGAACCGCTGGTCATCGAAGGCGACGAACCCGGCGGCCAACTCACCCTCACCACCGACGTCGCCAACTATCCGGGCTTCCCCGAGGGCATCAGCGGACCCGAGCTGGTCAACAACATGAAAGAGCAGGCCCGGAAATTCGGCGCGGAGCTGAAAAACGGCATCATCGAGTCGGTCGACGACTCGAGCCGTCCCTTCCGGGTCGAACTCAGAAACGGCGACGTCTACACCGCCGACGCCGTCATCGCCGCCTCGGGCGCGAGCGCCCGCACCCTCGGGATCCCCGGCGAGGACGAACTCATGGGCTACGGCCTCTCGACGTGTGCGACCTGCGACGGCGCGTTCTTCCGCGGCGAGGACATGCTCGTCGTCGGCGGCGGCGACGCCGCCATGGAGGAGGCCACCTTCCTCACGAAGTTCGCCGACACCGTCTACATCGCCCACCGCCGCGAGGAGTTCCGCGCCGAAGATTACTGGGTCGATCGCGTCTACGAGAAGGTCGAGGAGGGCGAGATCGAGATCATGAAAAACACGGAACTGACCGAGATCCACGGCACCCAGGAAGACGGCGTCGACCACGTCACGCTCGTCGAGAACCCGGCGGGCCACCCCACCGACCGGCTCGAGGACCCCGAGACCGAGGAGTTCGACTTCGACGTCGGCGCCGTCTTCTTCGCCATCGGACACACGCCCAACACGGGCTACCTCGAGGGTACCGGCGTCGAGATGGACGACGAAGGCTACCTCAAGACGACGGGCGGCGAGGGCGGCGGCCAGACCGAAACCGACGTCCCCGGCATCTTCGGCGCCGGCGACGTCGTCGACTTCCACTACCAGCAGGCCGTGACCGCGGCCGGCATGGGTTCGAAGGCCGCACTGGACGCCGACGAGTACCTCGAGGACAGAGAGCGCGCCGACTCGAGTGCCGAGGAAGTCGATAC encodes the following:
- a CDS encoding FAD-dependent oxidoreductase, which produces MTDQPRVEIYTKTACPYCEMATDLFDSKGVAYEEYVVTGDDDRFEEMVERADGRKTAPEIFVDDELLGGWDETSALDEAGELDAKLGLAREEPTVCPDGGDEADHGSDEVLEHRTLVIAGTGIAGLTAAIYAGRSNNEPLVIEGDEPGGQLTLTTDVANYPGFPEGISGPELVNNMKEQARKFGAELKNGIIESVDDSSRPFRVELRNGDVYTADAVIAASGASARTLGIPGEDELMGYGLSTCATCDGAFFRGEDMLVVGGGDAAMEEATFLTKFADTVYIAHRREEFRAEDYWVDRVYEKVEEGEIEIMKNTELTEIHGTQEDGVDHVTLVENPAGHPTDRLEDPETEEFDFDVGAVFFAIGHTPNTGYLEGTGVEMDDEGYLKTTGGEGGGQTETDVPGIFGAGDVVDFHYQQAVTAAGMGSKAALDADEYLEDRERADSSAEEVDTAAADD